Proteins from one Porites lutea chromosome 3, jaPorLute2.1, whole genome shotgun sequence genomic window:
- the LOC140931881 gene encoding uncharacterized protein — protein MDFVAVEHTPEKVLIDMGLTRKGDLYTLKAMCQTKKKSTDDDLERETRKRQLLQEIVKEKESRGKKFSRVDDKSTAGKKMSKTRRISLGLMQYSKKRNKYVSVRCSKGGGTGLIDVPLSMTKEELIKEGKVLFFQNGVCPLGAESDMILELVNFKGEVINTLKERNGGALPFTVQSLQPASKSAHSDSAASTHFSIASSTASSPSSSAASTSSSTAASAASSGSPPAASSASTASSIATSTTQDRDSSCWFTSRLDDERRLKAEQDKEYEESLAIYFLKRKALEDEITETSRLEEVRRAREARVPVQHSTAQVLIVVQHPFQGRVSRFFSDEERMLAIYDWVGSLDLHPEHFSLHVQPAITISPQDKAVDFHSVVIYVETLEQPLPMSFTSPEVNFKGFGAVGDISIEAVTDEVPHQLLQDEDLSEPGTAFDVSSLYSPSQPSHFPIPDDVLDAEHKEEIVKENYAKLQKKREEALDSLKETVAIIVSRENIVRDLISVYKDPSILQRKVAAVIEGSKATGDGVLREVYSSFWDTFLSQSDGDSKHTLPLLPDLSQEDYVSIGRILTHQFILCGVFPVKLSQASMQHAVLGTATDQCIVESFLALLPPNEKDCLSRALDCVGPFPREEIIDLLDDYNLCQLPTADNIRSIHIFVGTAEFVTKPFMCLTSLRQGMGDLWSNVSKEAIASLYEMSRPTAARIMANLALTPENAKEAQIFRWLERYLKGSSHQMLAKLLRFCTASDVLIPDHSIAVHTEVMAPVAIRPKAYTCFRRLILPRNYQSYSQMRNNLDFYLRDCNIWDLND, from the exons ATGGACTTTGTGGCAGTAGAACACACACCTGAAAAAGTTCTTATTGACATGGGTTTAACAAGAAAGGGCGATCTCTATACCTTAAAAGCCATGTGCCAGACAAAGAAGAAATCCACTGATGATGATCTGGAGCGGGAGACCAGGAAGAGACAACTTCTTCAAGAAATcgtcaaagaaaaagaaagccgaGGCAAGAAGTTTTCAAGGGTCGATGACAAATCAactgcaggaaaaaaaatgagcaaAACCAGACGAATATCTTTGGGACTAATGCAGTATAGCAAGAAGAGAAATAAGTATGTCAGTGTACGCTGCTCAAAAGGAGGTGGCACTGGCTTAATAGATGTACCTTTGTCTATGACCAAAGAGGAACTGATTAAAGAAGGAAAAGTATTGTTTTTCCAAAATGGTGTCTGTCCTCTTGGAGCAGAGTCGGACATGATTCTTGAGCTCGTAAATTTTAAAGGAGAAGTAATAAATACCCTCAAGGAGAGGAATGGTGGAGCATTGCCTTTCACTGTGCAGAG TCTGCAACCTGCGAGTAAGAGTGCCCATTCAGATAGTGCCGCTTCCACACATTTTTCCATCGCATCCTCCACAGCTTCTTCTCCATCTTCCTCTGCAGCTTCCACTTCTTCTTCCACAGCTGCCTCTGCAGCGTCCAGCGGTTCTCCCCCAGCTGCCTCTTCAGCATCCACAGCTTCTTCCATTGCTACCTCCACAACACAAGACAGGGATTCGTCCTGTTGGTTTACTTCCCGACTTGATGATGAGAGGAGGCTAAAAGCTGAGCAAGACAAGGAATATGAAGAATCCCTTGCAATTTATTTCTTGAAGAGAAAGGCTTTAGAGGATGAAATCACCGAGACGTCAAGATTAGAAGAAGTTCGTCGCGCAAGAGAAGCCAGAGTTCCAGTTCAGCACAGCACAGCACAGGTTCTCATTGTCGTACAACACCCTTTTCAGGGGAGGGTAAGTCGCTTCTTTTCAGACGAAGAGAGAATGCTAGCGATATATGACTGGGTAGGTTCTTTGGACCTCCATCCTGAACATTTCAGCCTGCATGTACAACCGGCTATTACAATATCTCCGCAAGACAAAGCCGTGGATTTCCATAGTGTTGTAATTTACGTAGAAACTTTAGAGCAACCACTGCCAATGTCGTTCACTTCTCCAGAAGTAAACTTCAAAGGTTTTGGGGCTGTGGGAGACATCTCAATCGAAGCAGTTACAGACGAGGTACCCCACCAACTTCTACAGGACGAGGATCTGAG CGAACCTGGGACTGCCTTTGATGTTTCTAGCTTATATTCCCCAAGTCAGCCCTCGCATTTTCCAATTCCTGATGATGTCTTAGATGCGGAACATAAAGAGGAAATTGTCAAGGAAAACTACGCCAAGCTACAAAAGAAGCGAGAAGAGGCACTGGATTCCCTGAAAGAGACAGTTGCCATTATCGTCAGCAGGGAAAACATTGTAAGGGATCTTATTTCCGTGTACAAAGACCCCAGCATCCTTCAGAGGAAAGTTGCAGCAGTTATCGAGGGATCCAAAGCCACAGGAGATGGCGTTTTGAGAGAAGTTTACTCGTCATTCTGGGACACATTTTTGTCCCAAAGTGACGGAGATAGCAAACACACACTTCCTCTTCTTCCAGATCTAAGCCAGGAAGACTATGTAAGCATCGGGAGAATTTTGACGCACCAATTTATACTATGCGGTGTCTTCCCAGTCAAATTGTCACAGGCATCAATGCAACACGCCGTTCTTGGGACTGCCACGGACCAGTGCATTGTAGAGTCATTTCTTGCGCTCCTACCACCTAACGAGAAGGACTGTTTAAGTAGAGCGCTCGATTGTGTAGGGCCGTTTCCAAGAGAAGAAATTATCGACTTGCTGGATGATTACAACTTGTGCCAGTTACCCACTGCAGACAACATACGATCCATCCATATTTTTGTGGGAACTGCCGAGTTTGTGACGAAGCCCTTCATGTGTTTGACCAGCTTGCGCCAAGGAATGGGTGATCTGTGGTCAAACGTGAGCAAAGAAGCAATTGCATCACTGTACGAAATGTCCAGACCAACAGCAGCCCGCATCATGGCTAATTTGGCATTAACTCCAGAAAACGCTAAAGAAGCACAAATTTTTAGATGGCTGGAACGCTACCTCAAAGGGTCTAGCCACCAAATGCTTGCCAAACTTCTCCGCTTCTGTACAGCTTCGGATGTGTTAATTCCTGATCACAGCATTGCAGTGCATACAGAAGTCATGGCTCCCGTGGCGATTCGCCCCAAAGCATACACCTGCTTCCGCAGATTAATTCTGCCCAGAAACTACCAATCATATTCACAAATGCGAAACAACTTGGACTTTTATCTTCGAGATTGTAACATCTGGGACCTGAATGATTAG
- the LOC140931882 gene encoding uncharacterized protein, with the protein MTGKVTEDNFHTTKLKPLAEKILMTLEKRFTDVSEDVVAATRIANSRQWPLFSMKEDVTVFGEKELQVLCQRFAEVLQHAGVASEQVQTEWVMLKSHLYNKYSYKIQSLKWAEIYSLYEEGHANVLAIIDLILTLPASSAANERGFSQMKLTKTNTQSRMNNSTLNHSMIIQMATPKVKEFDPDPAINLWMNASIRPRRPVFHEGSSRKRARLEKHGGDIIEVEDDTTAAPGPAQSR; encoded by the exons ATGACTGGCAAGGTAACTGAGGACAACtttcacacaacaaagttaAAACCACTGGCGGAAAAGATTTTAATGACATTGGAAAAGAGGTTTACTGATGTTTCAGAAGATGTTGTGGCAGCCACCCGAATTGCCAATTCCAGACAGTGGCCACTATTTTCAATGAAGGAAGATGTAACAG TGTTTGGCGAAAAAGAACTCCAAGTCCTATGTCAACGGTTTGCTGAAGTGTTGCAGCATGCAGGTGTAGCCTCAGAGCAAGTGCAGACGGAGTGGGTGATGCTGAAGTCTCATCTTTATAACAA GTACAGTTACAAAATTCAATCTCTTAAATGGGCAGAGATTTATAGTCTTTACgaggagggtcatgcaaatgtTCTTGCCATCATTGATCTCATCCTTACCCTACCAGCTAGTTCTGCTGCAAATGAGCGTGGCTTTAGCCAGATGAAACTAACGAAAACCAACACCCAAAGCCGAATGAACAACTCGACACTCAACCATTCCATGATAATTCAGATGGCAACTCCCAAAGTGAAGGAATTTGATCCTGATCCTGCAATTAACCTGTGGATGAATGCTAGCATCAGGCCACGAAGACCAGTGTTTCATGAAGGAAGCTCAAGGAAGCGAGCAAGATTGGAGAAGCATGGAGGTGACATCATAGAAGTTGAAGATGATACGACTGCAGCTCCTGGACCAGCGCAATCTCGATAA